The genomic stretch AGTCGTATTTCTTTTTCAAGCTGCCCTTCAATGGTAACGGCAGCAACTCCAGGGACGGAGTCAAGTGATGGCTTAATTTGATCTTCAATCACTTTTTTAACAGCGGTAAGGTCTTCTTCTGAGCCGGCAACACCAAGCTGCATAATGGGGATATCACTTGGATTAAATCGCAATACTTTTGGGATTGGAACTTCAGATGGAAGAGTATCTCTCACGGCATCAATTTGTTCCCGCATATTAAGTGTCGCAAAATCCATGTCGGTACCCCACTCAAAAGAAACGAGGATTAACGCTCCGCCATTTTGTGAGACTGAAGAAATGCTTTCGACATTTGGAAGAGTCCCCATGACATTTTCAAGAGGGGAGGCGAGTAGATTCTCAACCTCTTCAGGTCCAGCGCCTTCATAAGTAACGGTTACCGCAGCAACAGGAAACGTTAAATCTGGAAAAAGGTCGACCGGCATGTTTCGAAGTGAAACGGTTCCGATGATGAGAATGAAAATAATAACCATCCCCATGGCAATGGGGCGAAACACGGAAAGCTTAGCAATATTCATATGGACTCAACTCACTTCTGTACCTGGATTTCGGATGCCTCATTTAAGCGGTCTTTTCCTTCTGTAATCACTTGGTCACCTTTTGAAAGGCCGCTTGTAATCTGAATGGTTTTATCAGTTTCTGCCCCAAGCTCAACATTGACTTGTTTTACTTTCTTCCCTTGAGGAACGTACACAAATGTTTCTTCTTCACCATAGATAATTGATTCTTTTGGCACAACGATGGCATTCTCAATTAGGTCAGTCTGAATGGTAGCGGTAGCTTTCATGCCGCCTTTGATTTTTAAATCTTTATTCTCAAGAGGAATTTCGATTAGAAACGAGCCCGTTTGTTCATTAGCGGTTGGAGGGATGGCTTTTAATTTTCCATCAAATGTACCATCAACTCCGTCGAATGTAATCGCTACATCTTGATCCTTTTTTAATTGCGATATTTGAAAGCTATTCACCTGAAATGTTGCTTTGATTGGATTTAAATTAACGACGACTGCAAGAGGCGTACTTGGTACTGCCGCTGCATTTTCTTCGGCATTAATCTGAGAAACAATGCCATTAATAGGTGATTCAATTGTTGTCGCATTTAAGACATCCTGTGCTTGATTCAAACTTGCTTTTGTTTCGGATAGCTGTGTTTCTAATTGTGTGACATTACCAGCAGACATTGAAGGTACCTGTGCAGCTGCTTGTGATAGCTGTGCTTGCTTGATTGTCACTTCAAGACTTTCTTTTAAAACATCTGCTGCAGTTACTTCTTCAGAATCCAACTCACTTAGAAGCTCTTTAGAGCGCTCGAGAGAATGATTTAATTCTGATTGAAGATCTTTCAGTTCCTGAGCACTTTTCTCAGCTTGTCCAGAAAGCTCTTTGGCTTGATTAACAGCCTTCTCGAGTTCGTTCACTGCATTAGTAAGTTGAGTGACATTTTCTCGTGCAGTTGAATCATCTAGAGCAGCAATTAAATCTCCCTTTTCAACTGTGCTTCCAACCGTCACGTTTATCTCCGTCACTTTAAGCGGAGAAGGTGCAGCAAGAGGGATGGTTACTCCGGGGGTAGCTTGACCGGATAATTCAAGATCATTTGAAATATCTTTTTGATCAACCGATGCTACTTCTACCGGTATTGGTTCATTTGCAGTTTCTTGATT from Bacillus sp. Cs-700 encodes the following:
- a CDS encoding efflux RND transporter periplasmic adaptor subunit codes for the protein MKKAVFLASMLVFASACTTEEITNQETANEPIPVEVASVDQKDISNDLELSGQATPGVTIPLAAPSPLKVTEINVTVGSTVEKGDLIAALDDSTARENVTQLTNAVNELEKAVNQAKELSGQAEKSAQELKDLQSELNHSLERSKELLSELDSEEVTAADVLKESLEVTIKQAQLSQAAAQVPSMSAGNVTQLETQLSETKASLNQAQDVLNATTIESPINGIVSQINAEENAAAVPSTPLAVVVNLNPIKATFQVNSFQISQLKKDQDVAITFDGVDGTFDGKLKAIPPTANEQTGSFLIEIPLENKDLKIKGGMKATATIQTDLIENAIVVPKESIIYGEEETFVYVPQGKKVKQVNVELGAETDKTIQITSGLSKGDQVITEGKDRLNEASEIQVQK